From one Brachypodium distachyon strain Bd21 chromosome 4, Brachypodium_distachyon_v3.0, whole genome shotgun sequence genomic stretch:
- the LOC100837604 gene encoding uncharacterized protein LOC100837604 isoform X1, with translation MASSSNGERKRARPDGRRRPSAATDEYIMIGPNEPFAIPPGMSREEAIRFFQEAEQAAKKVIALYGDGRPADGIPRASHLPNSCHRDGSIYTVNFGWHVDYCISDRTETQLEPMMLAEPTDCQPNRETCDFHFADPMMQIFSLKLAKISSGISPIQLYGYLAVRDIRDSGLNYIFNRSRDDPITINEGSLIEMTGPKRGIGMSCDVLIEYDMKIKKGGKEEEDLQLIDGVSDYSAVYNTSCKAFMNRIDGDGGSVDITLALIRRAVEAMIEVVVSEVYNEGFDLCLSSFVSGIGKEIQLFHGVVDEPCGLRRSVVAVALDTLMELKFKVCHGCGEIERCANFKAIKHGSVSQDIKFDQASISVKVTWSTLL, from the exons ATggcgagcagcagcaacggGGAGCGGAAGCGGGCCAGAccggacgggcggcggcggcctagCGCCGCCACGGACGAGTACATCATGATCGGCCCCAACGAGCCCTTCGCAATCCCACCAGGCATGAGTAGGGAGGAGGCTATTCGCTTCTTTCAGGAAGCAGAGCAGGCCGCTAAGAAGGTCATCGCCCTCTACGGCGACGGCCGTCCGGCGGACGGCATACCGCGTGCCAGTCATCTGCCTAATAGCTGTCACCGCGATGGTTCGATATACACTGTCAATTTCGGTTGGCATGTGGATTACTGTATTTCCGACCGTACCGAGA cCCAGTTGGAGCCAATGATGTTAGCCGAACCAACAGATTGTCAACCGAATCGAGAAACGTGTGATTTTCATTTTGCAGATCCTATGATGCAAATTTTCTCATTAAAATTGGCTAAGATTTCGAGTGGTATTAGCCCAATCCAATTGTATGGATATCTAGCGGTTCGTGATATTCGTGATTCGGGACTTAATTATATATTCAATCGTAGCAGAGATGACCCCATCACGATAAATGAG GGTTCTCTCATAGAAATGACTGGTCCTAAGCGAGGCATCGGAATGAGTTGTGATGTCCTAATTGAATATGACATGAAGATCAAGAAAGGAGgaaaagaggaggaggatttACAATTGATCGATGGGGTATCCGACTATAGCGCGGTGTATAACACATCATGCAAAGCATTCATGAATCGCATCGATGGTGATGGTGGTTCGGTTGACATAACATTGGCACTTATTCGTAGAGCGGTGGAGGCCATGATAGAAGTTGTCGTATCAGAAGTGTATAATGAGGGATTCGATTTATGTCTCAGTTCTTTTGTGAGTGGGATAGGAAAGGAGATCCAGCTCTTTCATGGTGTTGTTGACGAGCCATGTGGCTTAAGAAGATCTGTGGTCGCTGTTGCGTTGGATACTTTGATGGAGCTGAAGTTCAAGGTTTGTCATGGATGTGGGGAGATTGAACGCTGCGCTAACTTCAAAGCTATCAAGCATGGATCTGTCAGTCAAGACATAAAGTTTGATCAGGCGTCTATCAGTGTGAAGGTCACTTGGTCGACTTTGTTGTAA
- the LOC100837604 gene encoding uncharacterized protein LOC100837604 isoform X2, producing MASSSNGERKRARPDGRRRPSAATDEYIMIGPNEPFAIPPGMSREEAIRFFQEAEQAAKKVIALYGDGRPADGIPRASHLPNSCHRDGSIYTVNFGWHVDYCISDRTENPMMQIFSLKLAKISSGISPIQLYGYLAVRDIRDSGLNYIFNRSRDDPITINEGSLIEMTGPKRGIGMSCDVLIEYDMKIKKGGKEEEDLQLIDGVSDYSAVYNTSCKAFMNRIDGDGGSVDITLALIRRAVEAMIEVVVSEVYNEGFDLCLSSFVSGIGKEIQLFHGVVDEPCGLRRSVVAVALDTLMELKFKVCHGCGEIERCANFKAIKHGSVSQDIKFDQASISVKVTWSTLL from the exons ATggcgagcagcagcaacggGGAGCGGAAGCGGGCCAGAccggacgggcggcggcggcctagCGCCGCCACGGACGAGTACATCATGATCGGCCCCAACGAGCCCTTCGCAATCCCACCAGGCATGAGTAGGGAGGAGGCTATTCGCTTCTTTCAGGAAGCAGAGCAGGCCGCTAAGAAGGTCATCGCCCTCTACGGCGACGGCCGTCCGGCGGACGGCATACCGCGTGCCAGTCATCTGCCTAATAGCTGTCACCGCGATGGTTCGATATACACTGTCAATTTCGGTTGGCATGTGGATTACTGTATTTCCGACCGTACCGAGA ATCCTATGATGCAAATTTTCTCATTAAAATTGGCTAAGATTTCGAGTGGTATTAGCCCAATCCAATTGTATGGATATCTAGCGGTTCGTGATATTCGTGATTCGGGACTTAATTATATATTCAATCGTAGCAGAGATGACCCCATCACGATAAATGAG GGTTCTCTCATAGAAATGACTGGTCCTAAGCGAGGCATCGGAATGAGTTGTGATGTCCTAATTGAATATGACATGAAGATCAAGAAAGGAGgaaaagaggaggaggatttACAATTGATCGATGGGGTATCCGACTATAGCGCGGTGTATAACACATCATGCAAAGCATTCATGAATCGCATCGATGGTGATGGTGGTTCGGTTGACATAACATTGGCACTTATTCGTAGAGCGGTGGAGGCCATGATAGAAGTTGTCGTATCAGAAGTGTATAATGAGGGATTCGATTTATGTCTCAGTTCTTTTGTGAGTGGGATAGGAAAGGAGATCCAGCTCTTTCATGGTGTTGTTGACGAGCCATGTGGCTTAAGAAGATCTGTGGTCGCTGTTGCGTTGGATACTTTGATGGAGCTGAAGTTCAAGGTTTGTCATGGATGTGGGGAGATTGAACGCTGCGCTAACTTCAAAGCTATCAAGCATGGATCTGTCAGTCAAGACATAAAGTTTGATCAGGCGTCTATCAGTGTGAAGGTCACTTGGTCGACTTTGTTGTAA